The DNA region CCTAGTACCTGGTACTTAAATACCCGCTACCTAGCAGGCTAATTGAGACGATACGAGGTAAGCGGTTAATAGCTTAAGAGTGTTAACATAATAACTTGGTGATAGAAATGGAAGAGTTCACCCTTGTGGGCATAGTATCCCAGAAGCCCCATATGCTAACGTTGATTTCTAGGACCCCAAGTTGGGCATAGACAATAAAAGACTCACAACCACGGAGGACCTGAAGAAAGTTAGAATAGGCCCCTCGTTGCATCAAGTGACGAAGATAAGTACCTCACTTACCGAGGAAGAAGAACATGAACTAGTAGACCAACTTACTAGAAATGTTAATTTGTTTGCCTGGGAAAACTATGACATGCCCTAGATAGATACCAGGGTGGTGAGCCACCCCCTCACATTCGACCCTTTCGCAAAGCCAATGACGCAGAGGAAACTGAAAGTTGCAAGGACAAAAGAGCCGCCATTAATGAGGAGATAGGGAAGCTATCCAGTGTCGAGTTCATTACAAAAACAAAATATCCTCCCTGGTTAACAAATGGCGTATGTGTGTAGATGATGACAGTCCATCATTGTATGAATTTGACCGAAGAAATAGATCAAAATAAGCTAAAGAAGagaaaaaatgaagaagaaagaccaaagaatgaggaaaaaatagctaagtgtgaagaAATTGGACTTAGTGAAAAATCAAGTGAAAAAGGGAGCAAAAGCATGCAGCCACTGGAATAATCACGCGCAGCATCGCGCGTGCGATATGGATATAAAGGTTGCATCGCGTGCATGATGGCTCTTTTTTCTGCGATTTTCTGACGCATTCTGGTCAATTCGGAAGGCTATTAAAAGGTATTTTCTTCACTTTCTCAATGGTTACCAATTTTGGCATAGAGAGTATGATTTTGTAGCATCACAAGCGGTTTTTAAGAGCATTTGGAGTCATTAGAGGCCAATCCTTCAAGGCATCTTATATGCAATTCTCCTCATTTTTTTTGGTATTGTACTTTGAAGTATGAGTAGATAAACTCCTCTAGGTTAAGTTGTGTTTTGATGAAACTATTTCAATAGTTGGGCAATATGTTGATTTAACTTTGTATGAATGCTTTAATCCATAATTCTATTCAATTGTTTCTTGTTCGTAATGCTTTTTATGTGGGATATTCTTTTAATATGATTTTAGGCACATAGagaatactgaccattagtctatgtaTTGGACCTAGGGAAATTGTCATGCTTACGCTGGTTAACTAGAAGTAGGAAACCCCGAGTAGTGGATAGTGAATTAACGCTCTGTTACATCGCCTAATCCTGCTTACACTAGTGTACTAGGGATATGAAGCTCCTAGTAGTGATTAGTGAGCTATATCACAAGGGATTGATTATAGCGGTTTTTTTTTAATTTGCCACGAGATCATAGTGATGAGATTATTCATGTAAGGAAccaaacatcaacaatagagatATAGAGGATTCTATACACAAACTGACCACTTCCATAATTCTGTTTGAACTCTTTGTTTATTTTCACTTTAAAATTTGAACACCCCCGTTTATCATTTTCAAGCATTGCACACCTTATGTCTTGTTAAAAAGTAGTCCATGTGTATTCGATATTTTATAACTGCGACATTATCAGTACACTTatcgagaagtcatcaagtttttgacgtcgttgtcggggactgtTGATATTTCAAAAAGGCAACGCTTGTGCAATGTTTTGATTTAAGTTTTTtgttgttttattttattttcttattaaTTATAATGCTACTTGGGTATTTCACGTTTGTGTATGTGCAGCTCAGGATCGACATTGACACTGTTTGAACCAGCAATTGAAAGAACCACGTGTGCTATTAGGAGAGAAGTTAGAGAAGGAAGTCTAGCTGAGAGGATCTTAGTAGAAGATTAACCACTGATTTCTTCTAACTCTGAAGAGAAAATCGCCATGGTAGCTGTACCATCCCGAACTATGGGGGATTACTATAAAAGAACTGATGAATGACAGGTTTCGAGAGGGTTTGTACCGTCAGACCCCGCTAACTTTGATATTAAGAATTGTGCTTTCATGTTTAAGAGATAATCCGTTCGACGAGAACATGATTAGAGACCAGTGGCAGCATCTTGCACGCTTCTATGAAACAACTTCGATGTGCAAACCAACCAATATCACTGAAGACCATGTCAAGTTAAGGGTGTTTGCGTTCTCACTAATTGGAAGGGCTAAGGGTTGGTTACTTTTCCTTCCAAATGGAACAATTCGAACATGGAATCAATTGGAAGACAACATTCTAGAAAGATTCTTCACCAGTACTCAGTTTGTTGAGTGAAGAGCAAAAACTGTATATTTTGAGCAGTAAGAAACTAAGTCGTTGTATGACTCATGGGAAAGGTTCAAACTTTTGTTACGCAGGTTCCCGAATCAAAATATGAATAATATGGAGCAAATGAAGAATTTCATCAAAGGTCTCAAGAGTCAGACACGCATGTTGTTGGATGCTTTTGCGAGAGGCACGATCTGATCAATGACTGAACCACAAGTGAAAAACCTTATTGAGAAGATGTGCTTGAATGAGTATCATTCAAAGAGCGAAAGTTCAGTCAAAATTGAATATGTGGGCACACCCAAAGGTATGTTAGTTGTTGATACCCATACTGCACTTTTAGCTCAAATTGAATTGTTAAATAAAAATCTAGTTGAAAGCAGCTTAAGTAAAGCTAACGTGAGCCATGTACAAGCACTTAGGTGTGATTTCTGTAGAGGAGAACATGCAAACAAAATGTAATCTTTGGAAGGGTTAAGTGAAGAAGTCCAATTTGCGAATTTCCATAAGTCCAACGCCTACAATCCAGGATGGAAGGTTCACCAGAATTTTCGTTGGAGCAATAACCAAAATTCAAGTGCTAATCAAGGTATGCAACAAGGTCAACAAGCTCCAATCCAAAGGAAACCTTCACAGTTGGAAGAGACCTTGTAAAATTTCATTAAAGTCACTTAAAGTAGTTTTGATCATGTGCATAAGAACCATGAGAGAATGAGTAGAAACCATGACACGTCTATAAAAAAATTATAGATGCAAATTTGTTAGTTATCTAGACAAATAGGTGCTTTATCGAGCTCAAGTGGAGGATTTACAGGTAACATTGTAGATAATCCTAAGAACGAATCTTGTAAGGCTGTAGAAATATGTTTTAAGGTGATCACTAAAAGGGTGAGGATGAAATAGTTGAAGAGGACTTGAGGGAAAAGGAATAAGTGCGAATTGAAAAAGAGGAGAATGAAAATCAAGGTGACCAAGAGGAAAGAGGAGTCACCATTGAGCGAATAATAGATAAAAACTCCCCTTGGAGAATAACAAAGAAGAAGATCCTGAATGATCCAAATCTAGAATTACCATATTACATCAAACCGCAGTATCCCAAAATTAAGAAGAAACGGGTTCAAGACGATGAGGCAGGGATGTTTGCAAAGTTCAATGAGATGTTGATTACACTCCAGGTAAGTATTTTGTTCCATGAGATTTTAGAACCAATGCCTAAGTTTGATAAATTTATGAAGGCATTACTAAAGAGAACGAAAGATAAAGTGGTCAAGGAACAGGTAAACATGACGGAGAAGGATGAGATGAGAGTGCCTCAAACATTGCCACCAAAGCTAAAAGCCCGAGGTAAGTTTACTATCTCTTGTAATATTGGTGGAGTAAAGATCCCACACGCTTTATGTGATTTAGGGTCTAGTATAAATGTCATGCCATTGAACAAGGTTAAAGAATTCAAAGTGGGTGAGATCATACCAAGTAACATGACTCTCATTTTAGTTGATTCATTTGTTATTCAACCGCTTGGTATCTTACGAGACGTGTTAGTACATGTCTATGGTTTCGTGTTTCCTACAGATTTTGTGGTGCTTGACACAAAAAGAGATTCAGAAGGGTCTGTTATTCTCGGACGTCCATTCTTGGAATCTGGGAAAACAAAGATAGATGTGGAAATAGGTGAACTTGCCTTCAAATTCAACAAAGAAAAAATGGTTTTCAAGATGTATGACCGAACACCATATATGGATGATCTAGAGACATGCTATCAACCGGAAGAATATCAACCGGAAGAAAATGACGATGGTTGATGTGAATTCCCAAAGATACAAATTGTTGCATTAGTTGTGAGTTGTGACACAATTAACAAAGAACACATTTTATGTGTAACCAAAACATCACCATATGTGTTGTCTTTAACTTGAGATTACAGAACTTTGATAATATAAGATCACACTTTTAATTACATATTATCAATTGGAGATTATTTGTATCCCAAACAAAAACACCGTCTAGATAATTTCCCTTTAAACCTCATTATTTTAACATTTAAGCTAGGTCTTACAAAAATGATCATCCAAATTGAAGACATAAGCTACATAATCAGGTAATCATAAAGATAACAAAACCACTATATTTGACTTAGATTCATTTTTAATACACCTATTTTAGTTGACTCGCAATGTCCAACACTCATGCAGTTTGTGCTGCCAAAAATGCATTAAAATCTTCTCTAGCTTTTTTCAAACGAGGACTGATACAAAATGCTGGAGATGCAGGGTATGATGGAGAAGAAGATGATAAAGAAAACCGAACATGTCGCGGAGACATGTCCGGTTTTCTAGCACTCCCTCTAACTGAACTACTTTTCAAAACTCCTTTAAGATCTTTTTCATAAACACTAGATGCAGCAGCAATAGGTGAATGATAATCTACTTCATTAGCACCACCAAATTTCATCAATTCCATAGGAAGATCAAAATAAGAGTTATTAGAATCTCCATCAATCTCATGAGACATAGCTGCAGAAGCCCAAGAGCCACATTCAAAATTCTCCAAAGAAACATTCCTTGACAACATTGTAGGAACAACTTTTTCTGAAACTTCTTTTCTTGTTTTAATTGGCTTTATTTTACCAACAAAGCTAGGAAGAAAAAGACAAAGAGCATTGCATTTGAATCCATCATGTGAAGGTGTTATTGTTTTCATTTCCTTAACAACACTCTTAGGACTTTCCTTAACATTTTCATTTTTTGTGAAAGTACCATAATGCCACTCCCATTTTTCTAGCTCTTTTGCACTTAGTTTAGTCAACCATTCATCAAAATCAAATCCTTCTAAAGAATCACTTTCTCTTGCATCACCACATGACTTGCTCTTCCCAAAATGAGCCTCTTGAAGAAGTTCTTGAAGTGTGCTGGTCATCATCACATTAGTAGCTTCTTGACATTGAGGTTCCGGGCTCCCGTGTTTCGGTTTTTTAATCGAACCGAACCGGGGCGACGAGTTTACCGAATTCGGTAGACTCGAGCTTAGAAACCTTAGCTTTGGAGGTTGGAGTGTTGGAGGATGCAAAAGGGTAGGAGTTGTTGTGATTATAGTTGGCAACTTTTGTTTGATAGGTGAACTTTTCAATGAAAGTGGATCTACCATAATTTGTTTTTCCTTTTGGAAATTCTCCATGTTTGAGATTTTTGGTGTGGAAAATGGAAAGGGATATTTATGTATAATTAGAAAGTGGATTTGGATTTGTGGAAGGCCAAAGTGTTGGTAACTGCTTATAAAGAGGATACATGAAATGTAAAAAATTATGCATTGCTTGCATGATCATTCATATCTTAGTCGTGAGGGCCATGTTCTATGTTTAGTATAGTTAAATATATAGAAAACACCTGTGATAATAATGGTCAATGAAACATTTTATGATAAAATAAAGAGTGAAGGAAAGTCTCGAATGAGATCAAATGTCTCTACCAATGTAATGGTAATTGGTCTGTTGTATGTAAATATTTCGATGAacatttaaatatatattatgAGTTTGTGAGAACTAATTCATCTAAATTTTACGTGAAAGAAAATTTGAGCGCATAAGTAACTTGATGAATTAAGTATTGGAGTG from Lathyrus oleraceus cultivar Zhongwan6 chromosome 1, CAAS_Psat_ZW6_1.0, whole genome shotgun sequence includes:
- the LOC127108410 gene encoding uncharacterized protein LOC127108410 produces the protein MENFQKEKQIMVDPLSLKSSPIKQKLPTIITTTPTLLHPPTLQPPKLRFLSSSLPNSVNSSPRFGSIKKPKHGSPEPQCQEATNVMMTSTLQELLQEAHFGKSKSCGDARESDSLEGFDFDEWLTKLSAKELEKWEWHYGTFTKNENVKESPKSVVKEMKTITPSHDGFKCNALCLFLPSFVGKIKPIKTRKEVSEKVVPTMLSRNVSLENFECGSWASAAMSHEIDGDSNNSYFDLPMELMKFGGANEVDYHSPIAAASSVYEKDLKGVLKSSSVRGSARKPDMSPRHVRFSLSSSSPSYPASPAFCISPRLKKAREDFNAFLAAQTA